In a genomic window of Callithrix jacchus isolate 240 chromosome 22, calJac240_pri, whole genome shotgun sequence:
- the LOC144580827 gene encoding double homeobox protein 4-like protein 4 has translation MALPTAPGSPLPAEARGRGRRKRLVWTPSQRDALRASFERNPYPGMATREQLAQAIGVPEPRVQIWFQNERSRRLRQHRRESRPWPGPRGPPEGRRKRTAVTQSQTAVLLRAFERERFPDFATREELARETGLPESRIQIWFQNRRARHPGRAGRGPAAAGGPRDTAPGGRGSSARSWVASTHTGAWGAALPAPQVPCAPGALPQGPVVSQAAGAVPLLLHGQAPQAEGISQPDPALGALGAFGFAALAPSGVALPQPQSLPGPPHPGRCHEEREPQHAGLPGTCSVGQLGPAQADSQGRGVQGPWWGWGQGPQVAGAAGEPQAAPPPPPQPAPPEASAWQGQMPALQAPSQALQEPEERSSALTSSLLDELLSTPEFQQQARPFLETEPLGELKEVEELASLEPPLSEEEYRALLEEL, from the coding sequence ATGGCTCTCCCCACAGCTCCCGGCAGCCCTCTCCCGGCGGAGGCCCGAGGGCGAGGAAGGCGAAAGAGGCTCGTTTGGACTCCGAGCCAGAGGGACGCCCTGCGAGCGTCCTTTGAGCGGAACCCGTACCCGGGCATGGCCACCAGAGAACAGCTGGCCCAGGCCATCGGCGTTCCGGAGCCCAGGGTCCAGATTTGGTTTCAGAACGAGAGATCGCGCCGGCTGAGGCAGCACCGGCGGGAATCCAGGCCCTGGCCTGGGCCACGCGGCCCGCCAGAAGGCCGGCGAAAGCGGACGGCCGTGACCCAGTCCCAGACCGCCGTGCTCCTCCGGGCCTTCGAGCGAGAGCGCTTTCCGGACTTCGCCACCAGGGAGGAACTGGCCAGAGAGACGGGCCTCCCGGAGTCCAGGATTcagatttggtttcagaatcGAAGGGCCAGGCATCCAGGCCGGGCTGGCAGGGGACCCGCGGCCGCAGGCGGCCCGCGCGACACGGCCCCCGGCGGGCGCGGCTCCTCTGCTCGCTCCTGGGTCGCCTCCACCCACACCGGGGCGTGGGGGGCGGCGCTTCCCGCACCCCAAGTGCCCTGCGCGCCTGGGGCCCTCCCACAGGGGCCCGTCGTGAGCCAGGCAGCAGGGGCCGTGCCCCTGCTCCTGCACGGACAGGCCCCACAGGCAGAAGGAATCTCGCAACCTGACCCGGCGCTCGGGGCCCTCGGGGCTTTCGGGTTCGCCGCCCTGGCTCCTTCGGGGGTGGCGCTCCCCCAGCCTCAGAGCCTTCCGGGGCCTCCGCACCCGGGCAGATGCCACGAGGAGCGGGAGCCGCAGCACGCCGGCCTGCCGGGGACGTGCTCCGTGGGACAGCTTGGGCCCGCTCAAGCCGACTCACAGGGGCGAGGTGTGCAGGGtccctggtggggctggggccaggggccCCAGGTGGCCGGGGCGGCAGGGGAACCCCAAGCcgcgccacctccacctccgcaGCCCGCACCCCCGGAGGCCTCCGCCTGGCAGGGGCAGATGCCAGCCCTGCAGGCGCCTTCCCAAGCGCTCCAGGAGCCGGAGGAGCGCTCGTCTGCGCTCACCTCCAGCCTGCTGGACGAGCTCCTGTCGACCCCAGAGTTTCAGCAGCAGGCACGACCTTTCCTAGAGACGGAGCCACTGGGGGAGCTGAAGGAGGTGGAAGAGCTCGCTTCCCTGGAGCCACCCCTCAGCGAGGAAGAATACCGGGCTCTGCTGGAGGAGCTTTAA